CCGCGTTGATTGGCACGCGTGGCGTCCTCGAAGTTCGCGAGACGGTGGCGCCCGCGCGCGGGTTCATTTTTGTCAGCGAGCAGCGGCTTCTGGAGCCGGTTCGCCCGACAACCGTAATCGTCAACAATACCACGATCATCAACCAGACGGTCAACATCACGAAAGTACAGGTGGTCAACAAGACCGTGATCAATGAAGGGCCGCGACCCGAGGTCATCGAACGGAAAAGCGGAAGAAAGGTCGAAGCGGTGCCGGTCCGTGAATTGCGCCGTCGTGAAGAAACGGAAGTGGCGGCCAGACAGCGGAACATTCCCACGCGTGCAGGGAAAACGGATCAGCGCCCGGCGGTCGCCGAATCCGCTCCGGCGCGCACTATTCCCGGCCGCGAGGCGAACCGCAACGAGCAGCCTGCGGCCGTACCTTCCCGGGTGCAACCAGGGCCGGGACAAAACGAGACACGGGGTACAGGCGCGCCGGTTTCCTCGGATAAGTCGGATCGAAACGAACGACAAGTCCCGGCGCGTGGAACAGTTCCGTCCGTGCGACCTCCGGGACCGATGAATCGGCCGCAACCCCCGGTGACGGCGAACCCGCCCGAAAGATCCACGCGACCAGTGACCGACCAGCAGCTGGGGCACGAACGCCAACGTACGTTACAGCGTGGGAACGCAAAAACCGAAGCGCAGAATCCCGCCAGGGTCGCCAAGCCCGGCCAGCCCGCGGCCAATCGACCCGCGATCAAACCGAAACCATCAGGAAAGCCACCCGTCAAGGGACGGGGTGCGCCGGCCTCGGGGAAAAAAGGCGATCCGAAGAAAGACAGCGAACAGGAGACGCCTCAAACCACCGTTCCACCGCGCCAACCGAAGTGAAGCATTTCGCCGTTCTTTACCGCAGACCGTGTTCTGGCCAGAGGTTTATCCGGTGTGATTTAACAAATCGCATCGCGACGCGCTCGTCGCGCCACGGGAGCGGAGTGTGTTCCGAGACCCATCAGTCGGCGGGGCTGTCAATCCCCTTGGAATCGCCGGACAGTTGCCGGTGCGCGTGAGGGCAGCCCAGTTTGGGCACCGCGCCGGCCGCGCCATTTCCATCGTCACCGTTTGATTGCGGGTCGTGACGCGTTGGCTCCACAGGAAGGATGAACCTATCGACGATGTCCGCGAACATCCGCCGGCAGTTCCAGTAATTGCTGTGGGTGAACCGGGCCGCGAACGCCATCAATGGAACCGCCGCAGCGCCTGCCAGCAGAAGCAGGCAAAAAACCAGCAACCACACGTCCGCGGCGGACAGCTGGCGCAACTTCTCCGTCAGTTCCGCTCCGGTGCCGTATAAAAAGAGCGCAACCCATTGTCCCGGATTCCAGATCCGCGCCATCCACCAGAGCACGAGCGCGGCGATCACCACGCACAGCGACAGAACAGTCCAAAACTCACCCAGAGACAGGGAAGGCTGGAACCGGCAATCGACATTTGCCACCTTCTCGTAGTAGTCGAGCGAGCCGCTGACGAGGTCACCGCGGTCATGATAGTTTCGCCAGCGGATGTCGTCGAACAGCCGCGAGAACAATTGAGGCGTCGCCAGGAGTCGTTTCGCCCCGTCCGTTTGCTGCAGGCTCCAGGGCCGCTGTTTGAAGCCGTGGAAATGCTCGATGATCTGGCTCCGCAGGTACTGTTCCTTCTCCGTCTGTTCACGGAAGAAAAACGCCATCTTGTCCAGAGGACTGCCAAACGTGACCAGGCCGCAGAGCATTTCTGAAATGTGCCCGCCGCTCTGCGTCCTCAAGGGGGCGGTTCCATCGGTAAAATAACCTGATCTATCGCAACCACGAAGCTCTCCCTGATGAATGAGGTGATTGAGACGGTTGATGGCATCGAATGAAATCTGGCTGCCCAGAGAATGGCCGGCCAGGATCACCCGATCGTAACGCCAGTCTTCGGGCCGGTAAGGGCCGTTCGCGGAGGCCGGCTGCAGCAGGTATCGCAACGCGTTGACAGCGCCGTCGAGGATCGCCTTGTGCACCGCGTAAAATCTGGATTTGGCGTCCGTCGTGTTGTAGATGGCGATGTCGCCAACGACATTCGCGAGCGCGTTCACCTCGCGGCGTTCCACCCATCGAAGCAACCAATCGAACGACCAGCCGACGATCGGGACTTTTGACAGAAACCCCAGCGTGCCGGTCACAGCGCCCAGCGCGGCCGGAATGACATGAGCGACGGTGGCAATAAAAAACCAGTAACGAAGCGGTCGAAAACCGCCCCGCGGGGATGCATTGGCGCCGGGCCTGTGTTTCCTGAAGAACAGGCTGTCGCCGCCGTAACGTTGACCCAGTCCCTCATTTTCGCGGTAGAATTTTTCCGCGCCCCGGGTCACTTGCGCCACCCAGTTTTGAATGTCGCCAAGGGATGCCTTGCCCTCGGTTTGGTAGGCCCAATAGTACTCGAAGATGTCCACATGAGGCCGCTCCGGACCAATCGCGAGCCGGATGAAGTTATCGTACCAGAACCCGCCGGAACTGCGCGACGGCTTCATGGCGGTCATGTGCGTCATCGTTATTGCATCGCGGCCACCGGCGCGCAGCGTTTCCACAAGAGTGCGCGCGAACTGGTCCAGTGTGTCAAACGGCTCCTGGTTGCCGATACCATGCACGACCAGAACGGCTGTGTCCTGCGAAGGCCATCTGTCGGCGAAGTGCCGCTCCGGAAATTCGCCGAGCGCGCCGTCCGGATTGGGGTCGAATTTTCCGGCAGGCCCGGGCGGCACAGACTGGTTCGCGGAGTTCATCGTGATTGAACGACACGGTGCAAACGCTCAAGCCGGAGTTGTTTCACCGGAGCGCCAAATCGCACGGTTTTTTCAAGGTTTCGCCGCGCGCAAATCTTCCACCGTGGTCTGCGCTTCTATGGTGTTGCCCTCCAAAACAACCTCGCCGGCCTCCGGTTCAATCCGGATACCGACGGCCTGCTTCCGGGTCCCCGCCGACCGGGTGTCGCGAATGATGTTGTTGCGGAAAACCAGGTTCCGGGTTTCGCCGCTCACCCGAATGCCGGCGACACCATCCTTCAGGCCGTTGTTCTCGATGACGTTGTTCTCAAGACGGTTGCGGTGTCCAGCCATGCCCGCGCTTTCATTGCGGAAAAAAACGCCGTCCTGCCCATTCGAGAAGACCTGATTCTCCTGCAGAACATTGTCCGTGTCTTTGTGTCCGATGGAGATGCCGAACCGGCCGTTGTTCTCGAAAATGTTTCTTTCAAACAGACCGTACTTCACGCGCCAGCACAGATACAATCCGTCTTCGCCGTTGCGGCGTGCGACACATTCCCGGACGACGGGTCGTTGCGAGCCGCTGCCGGGATGGAGACCCAATCCCGTATTGTCCTCGCTGATGCAGTTCTGAACGATCACGTCGTTCGATTGCTGAAAGCTGATTCCGTCGCCGTGATAATTCTTCACCACGCAATTCTCAATGACGGTGCCGAAGCCCCGGTAAAGAAATATGCCGCCGCCACGGCATCCGTTGAGATAGACATTCTCATCCTTGTTCCCATCAATGATCAGGTTTTCCACGCGAACACCCTCGATATCGTAGCCGCTGACAACAGGAAAAACGGTCGCGGCCTGCGCCTTGTTGGCCACCATGCAATCGGCGTTTAACGGCATATCAATGGAGAACGCGCTTCCATTCTGCCCGGTAATGCGGGCGACGGTGGTGTGGAATCCGCCCGACTGACTGTCCCAGATCGAAAGCCCATAACCCACGTTGAAACCATCCGGATTCGCGATTGTGATCTGCTCCTCGCCGTAATCGCCATCGAGCGCCAGCGGGGACACAGCCGCCCTGCCTTTGTGAAGGATCGTTTTGCCCTTGATTCCCCGCACCGTCACGAAAGAGCGCAGATGCAGTGAATCGCGCATCAGGAATTCGCCTTCGCTGATCTGCACCGTGCCTCCACCAAGGCCGCTGACGTAGTCCACAGCGGCCTGCAATGCGCGGTTGTCCGCACCCACGATGTCCGCGTCGCGAAGCCCGACGGTAATTACCGGGCGGTCCTTCATTCTGGTATGCATCGCTCGCGGAAGCTGTTGCTCACCGCTGGCCGAAACGGGATCCAGCTTTTCACCGGCGCACGCAACGGCCGCGAACGCGCCAAGGAGCGCGGTGCAGAA
Above is a genomic segment from Candidatus Angelobacter sp. containing:
- a CDS encoding right-handed parallel beta-helix repeat-containing protein, which translates into the protein MNPFSQFSTTRRAGHLGCPPGCGFKIGMCLFCTALLGAFAAVACAGEKLDPVSASGEQQLPRAMHTRMKDRPVITVGLRDADIVGADNRALQAAVDYVSGLGGGTVQISEGEFLMRDSLHLRSFVTVRGIKGKTILHKGRAAVSPLALDGDYGEEQITIANPDGFNVGYGLSIWDSQSGGFHTTVARITGQNGSAFSIDMPLNADCMVANKAQAATVFPVVSGYDIEGVRVENLIIDGNKDENVYLNGCRGGGIFLYRGFGTVIENCVVKNYHGDGISFQQSNDVIVQNCISEDNTGLGLHPGSGSQRPVVRECVARRNGEDGLYLCWRVKYGLFERNIFENNGRFGISIGHKDTDNVLQENQVFSNGQDGVFFRNESAGMAGHRNRLENNVIENNGLKDGVAGIRVSGETRNLVFRNNIIRDTRSAGTRKQAVGIRIEPEAGEVVLEGNTIEAQTTVEDLRAAKP
- a CDS encoding DUF6600 domain-containing protein produces the protein MNHSNHIPDRLGPALCAVIAAGLTSCTTYVEERPPRAAYVPPPPVEVTPAPPPVVVAAAEAPVVMIQAESDFYDPLTPYGTWVVVGSYGRCWRPARVDAAWRPYCVGHWQRTDAGWYWASEEPWGWATYHYGRWDWSAEFGWFWVPHVQWAPAWVSWRQGAGYVGWAPLPPSALIGTRGVLEVRETVAPARGFIFVSEQRLLEPVRPTTVIVNNTTIINQTVNITKVQVVNKTVINEGPRPEVIERKSGRKVEAVPVRELRRREETEVAARQRNIPTRAGKTDQRPAVAESAPARTIPGREANRNEQPAAVPSRVQPGPGQNETRGTGAPVSSDKSDRNERQVPARGTVPSVRPPGPMNRPQPPVTANPPERSTRPVTDQQLGHERQRTLQRGNAKTEAQNPARVAKPGQPAANRPAIKPKPSGKPPVKGRGAPASGKKGDPKKDSEQETPQTTVPPRQPK